The following are from one region of the Littorina saxatilis isolate snail1 linkage group LG4, US_GU_Lsax_2.0, whole genome shotgun sequence genome:
- the LOC138964492 gene encoding serine/threonine-protein kinase A-Raf-like isoform X2 translates to MAVVSSMNGDIPNFAMGPRGEKPYVTGNLQEEIENIQRVIKVTRKKLEEMNEEFGKHQHPPSIYVQEYEELANKIHEYQLREQRLQEQMSMRGSPPPSPPPNQEATEEPQMLSPGPPLTPSTGPSTMRSQPRSPQTVRNAHVKAYLPNSQVTSVKATPGVTLRDGLKKSMNRRQLDPNKCHVFRHNTRIPLTWNTDMQELSGQEVSVELVEGEDENSHSSRAPRAVILSHNCGRKTYFSLTFCDMCRNLLFQGIRCQTCGLKFHQRCEDKVPRTCQGDLEVYFRQQRDNSREHIRQILSDNSGSRSPGLQSPRSTHHSRPPAPQLGQRERSTSAPNVCVNLVENTDYTHQEGRRYRDPLQTRQHADPLTYRNSYYKDKRHASDSHASLAKGPLGQKGPRGHMLTPPAPSPSGSPTKHSSPTSGSKNVRPRAKSVETDPGKRRARRDSNEDWEIPNEEIVYDCRIGSGSFGTVYKAHWHGPVAVKKLNVSEPTPAQMQAFKNEVGVLRKTRHYNILLFMGLVSKPHLAIVTQWCDGHSLYQHLHVKETKFRMDQLIMIAKQTAQGMDYLHAKSIIHRDLKSNNIFLTEVMTENMTVKIGDFGLATVKTRWSGSHQFQQPSGSILWMAPEVIRMKEQNPYTFQSDVYAFGVVLYELGSTELPYITINNKDQILFMVGKGYLRPDIAKCRTDTPKQFKRILQDCVHFQREDRPLFPQLLASLESLYMSIPKIKRSKSEPAIHRTDSFDFDFKYMCASPKTPINSQFTNFFFTSGMY, encoded by the exons ATGGCGGTGGTTAGCAGTATGAACGGAGACATACCTAATTTTGCCATGGGGCCTAGAGGAGAAAAACCCTATGTTACTGGTAATCTTCAAGAGGAG ATTGAAAACATCCAACGGGTGATCAAAGTAACCAGGAAGAAGCTGGAGGAAATGAATGAAGAGTTTGGGAAGCATCAGCATCCACCTTCCATCTACGTCCAG GAATATGAGGAACTTGCCAACAAAATCCACGAGTATCAGCTGCGTGAACAGCGGCTCCAGGAACAGATGTCCATGCGGGGGTcacctcccccttcccctcccccaaATCAGGAAGCTACTGAAGAACCGCAGATGCTGTCTCCTGGGCCCCCTTTGACCCCTAGCACTGGTCCTTCAACCATGAGGAGCCAACCAAGGTCGCCTCAGACTGTTCGCAATGCCCACGTCAAGGCCTACTTGCCCAATAGTCAAGTCACTTCA GTCAAGGCAACACCAGGTGTTACGCTACGGGACGGACTCAAAAAGTCCATGAACAGGCGTCAACTAGATCCAAATAAATGCCACGTCTTTCGTCACAATACCAG GATACCTTTGACGTGGAACACAGACATGCAAGAGTTGTCTGGCCAGGAGGTGTCGGTGGAGCTGGTGGAGGGGGAGGATGAGAACAGTCATTCCAGCAGGGCGCCTCGTGCCGTCATACTCTCCCACAATTGT GGTCGGAAGACATACTTCTCGCTGACTTTCTGTGATATGTGCCGCAACCTGCTGTTCCAAGGCATTCGCTGCCAGACTTGCGGCCTTAAGTTCCACCAGCGCTGTGAAGACAAAGTTCCAAGGACTTGCCAGGGCGACTTGGAGGTCTACTTTCGACAGCAGCGAGACAACTCCAGGGAACATATCAGACA AATCCTGTCCGACAATTCCGGTTCAAGGTCACCGGGCTTGCAGTCCCCGCGCTCCACCCACCACTCGCGGCCCCCAGCACCGCAGTTAGGTCAGAGGGAAAGGTCGACATCAGCGCCCAATGTCTGTGTCAACTTGGTGGAAAACACCGACTACACACACCAG GAAGGCAGGCGTTACAGAGATCCACTGCAGACAAGACAGCATGCAG ATCCGCTTACTTACCGCAATAGCTATTACAAAGATAAGCGCCATGCAAGTGACAGTCATGCTTCATTGGCCAAGGGGCCGCTGGGACAGAAAG GTCCAAGAGGTCATATGCTAACGCCTCCAGCCCCCAGTCCCAGTGGCTCCCCCACGAAGCACTCCTCCCCGACGTCTGGATCCAAAAACGTGCGACCTCGCGCCAAGTCTGTGGAAACTGACCCGGGCAAACGG CGTGCCAGGAGAGACTCCAACGAAGACTGGGAGATCCCGAACGAGGAGATTGTGTACGACTGCCGCATTGGATCAGGATCTTTCGGAACTGTGTACAAGGCTCACTGGCATGGTCCAGTGGCCGTCAAAAAGTTGAACGTGTCGGAACCCACGCCCGCCCAGATGCAGGCGTTCAAGAACGAGGTGGGTGTGCTGCGCAAGACGCGTCACTACAACATCCTGCTGTTCATGGGCCTGGTGTCCAAGCCCCACCTGGCCATCGTGACGCAGTGGTGCGACGGCCACTCCCTCTACCAGCATCTCCACGTCAAGGAGACCAAGTTCCGCATGGACCAGCTCATCATGATTGCCAAGCAGACCGCCCAGGGCATGGA TTATCTTCATGCCAAGTCCATTATCCACAGAGATCTGAAATCAAACA ACATTTTCCTGACGGAAGTGATGACGGAAAACATGACAGTCAAGATCGGTGATTTCGGCCTGGCAACGGTGAAAACACGATGGAGCGGCTCACATCAGTTTCAGCAGCCCTCGGGATCTATACTCTGGATG GCCCCAGAAGTGATACGCATGAAGGAACAGAACCCCTACACCTTTCAGTCAGACGTCTATGCCTTTGGGGTTGTTCTGTACGAGTTAGGGTCCACAGAACTTCCCTACATTACCATCAACAACAAGGATCAG ATTCTCTTCATGGTGGGTAAAGGCTACCTGAGGCCGGATATTGCCAAGTGTcgaacagacacaccaaagcagTTCAAGCGAATTTTGCAAGACTGTGTTCACTTCCAGCGTGAAGACCGTCCTCTGTTTCCACAG TTGCTTGCATCTCTGGAGTCGCTGTACATGTCCATCCCCAAGATCAAAAGGAGCAAGTCAGAGCCAGCCATCCATCGCACTGATTCTTTCGACTTCGATTTCAAGTACATGTGCGCGTCGCCAAAGACCCCAATCAACAGTCAGTTCACCAACTTCTTCTTCACCAGTGGAATGTACTGA
- the LOC138964492 gene encoding serine/threonine-protein kinase A-Raf-like isoform X3, whose translation MAVVSSMNGDIPNFAMGPRGEKPYVTGNLQEEIVQERSKEVHGQERSKEIENIQRVIKVTRKKLEEMNEEFGKHQHPPSIYVQEYEELANKIHEYQLREQRLQEQMSMRGSPPPSPPPNQEATEEPQMLSPGPPLTPSTGPSTMRSQPRSPQTVRNAHVKAYLPNSQVTSVKATPGVTLRDGLKKSMNRRQLDPNKCHVFRHNTRIPLTWNTDMQELSGQEVSVELVEGEDENSHSSRAPRAVILSHNCGRKTYFSLTFCDMCRNLLFQGIRCQTCGLKFHQRCEDKVPRTCQGDLEVYFRQQRDNSREHIRQILSDNSGSRSPGLQSPRSTHHSRPPAPQLGQRERSTSAPNVCVNLVENTDYTHQEGRRYRDPLQTRQHAGPRGHMLTPPAPSPSGSPTKHSSPTSGSKNVRPRAKSVETDPGKRRARRDSNEDWEIPNEEIVYDCRIGSGSFGTVYKAHWHGPVAVKKLNVSEPTPAQMQAFKNEVGVLRKTRHYNILLFMGLVSKPHLAIVTQWCDGHSLYQHLHVKETKFRMDQLIMIAKQTAQGMDYLHAKSIIHRDLKSNNIFLTEVMTENMTVKIGDFGLATVKTRWSGSHQFQQPSGSILWMAPEVIRMKEQNPYTFQSDVYAFGVVLYELGSTELPYITINNKDQILFMVGKGYLRPDIAKCRTDTPKQFKRILQDCVHFQREDRPLFPQLLASLESLYMSIPKIKRSKSEPAIHRTDSFDFDFKYMCASPKTPINSQFTNFFFTSGMY comes from the exons ATGGCGGTGGTTAGCAGTATGAACGGAGACATACCTAATTTTGCCATGGGGCCTAGAGGAGAAAAACCCTATGTTACTGGTAATCTTCAAGAGGAG ATTGTGCAAGAGCGTTCCAAAGAGGTGCATGGGCAAGAGCGTTCCAAAGAG ATTGAAAACATCCAACGGGTGATCAAAGTAACCAGGAAGAAGCTGGAGGAAATGAATGAAGAGTTTGGGAAGCATCAGCATCCACCTTCCATCTACGTCCAG GAATATGAGGAACTTGCCAACAAAATCCACGAGTATCAGCTGCGTGAACAGCGGCTCCAGGAACAGATGTCCATGCGGGGGTcacctcccccttcccctcccccaaATCAGGAAGCTACTGAAGAACCGCAGATGCTGTCTCCTGGGCCCCCTTTGACCCCTAGCACTGGTCCTTCAACCATGAGGAGCCAACCAAGGTCGCCTCAGACTGTTCGCAATGCCCACGTCAAGGCCTACTTGCCCAATAGTCAAGTCACTTCA GTCAAGGCAACACCAGGTGTTACGCTACGGGACGGACTCAAAAAGTCCATGAACAGGCGTCAACTAGATCCAAATAAATGCCACGTCTTTCGTCACAATACCAG GATACCTTTGACGTGGAACACAGACATGCAAGAGTTGTCTGGCCAGGAGGTGTCGGTGGAGCTGGTGGAGGGGGAGGATGAGAACAGTCATTCCAGCAGGGCGCCTCGTGCCGTCATACTCTCCCACAATTGT GGTCGGAAGACATACTTCTCGCTGACTTTCTGTGATATGTGCCGCAACCTGCTGTTCCAAGGCATTCGCTGCCAGACTTGCGGCCTTAAGTTCCACCAGCGCTGTGAAGACAAAGTTCCAAGGACTTGCCAGGGCGACTTGGAGGTCTACTTTCGACAGCAGCGAGACAACTCCAGGGAACATATCAGACA AATCCTGTCCGACAATTCCGGTTCAAGGTCACCGGGCTTGCAGTCCCCGCGCTCCACCCACCACTCGCGGCCCCCAGCACCGCAGTTAGGTCAGAGGGAAAGGTCGACATCAGCGCCCAATGTCTGTGTCAACTTGGTGGAAAACACCGACTACACACACCAG GAAGGCAGGCGTTACAGAGATCCACTGCAGACAAGACAGCATGCAG GTCCAAGAGGTCATATGCTAACGCCTCCAGCCCCCAGTCCCAGTGGCTCCCCCACGAAGCACTCCTCCCCGACGTCTGGATCCAAAAACGTGCGACCTCGCGCCAAGTCTGTGGAAACTGACCCGGGCAAACGG CGTGCCAGGAGAGACTCCAACGAAGACTGGGAGATCCCGAACGAGGAGATTGTGTACGACTGCCGCATTGGATCAGGATCTTTCGGAACTGTGTACAAGGCTCACTGGCATGGTCCAGTGGCCGTCAAAAAGTTGAACGTGTCGGAACCCACGCCCGCCCAGATGCAGGCGTTCAAGAACGAGGTGGGTGTGCTGCGCAAGACGCGTCACTACAACATCCTGCTGTTCATGGGCCTGGTGTCCAAGCCCCACCTGGCCATCGTGACGCAGTGGTGCGACGGCCACTCCCTCTACCAGCATCTCCACGTCAAGGAGACCAAGTTCCGCATGGACCAGCTCATCATGATTGCCAAGCAGACCGCCCAGGGCATGGA TTATCTTCATGCCAAGTCCATTATCCACAGAGATCTGAAATCAAACA ACATTTTCCTGACGGAAGTGATGACGGAAAACATGACAGTCAAGATCGGTGATTTCGGCCTGGCAACGGTGAAAACACGATGGAGCGGCTCACATCAGTTTCAGCAGCCCTCGGGATCTATACTCTGGATG GCCCCAGAAGTGATACGCATGAAGGAACAGAACCCCTACACCTTTCAGTCAGACGTCTATGCCTTTGGGGTTGTTCTGTACGAGTTAGGGTCCACAGAACTTCCCTACATTACCATCAACAACAAGGATCAG ATTCTCTTCATGGTGGGTAAAGGCTACCTGAGGCCGGATATTGCCAAGTGTcgaacagacacaccaaagcagTTCAAGCGAATTTTGCAAGACTGTGTTCACTTCCAGCGTGAAGACCGTCCTCTGTTTCCACAG TTGCTTGCATCTCTGGAGTCGCTGTACATGTCCATCCCCAAGATCAAAAGGAGCAAGTCAGAGCCAGCCATCCATCGCACTGATTCTTTCGACTTCGATTTCAAGTACATGTGCGCGTCGCCAAAGACCCCAATCAACAGTCAGTTCACCAACTTCTTCTTCACCAGTGGAATGTACTGA
- the LOC138964492 gene encoding serine/threonine-protein kinase A-Raf-like isoform X1, translating into MAVVSSMNGDIPNFAMGPRGEKPYVTGNLQEEIVQERSKEVHGQERSKEIENIQRVIKVTRKKLEEMNEEFGKHQHPPSIYVQEYEELANKIHEYQLREQRLQEQMSMRGSPPPSPPPNQEATEEPQMLSPGPPLTPSTGPSTMRSQPRSPQTVRNAHVKAYLPNSQVTSVKATPGVTLRDGLKKSMNRRQLDPNKCHVFRHNTRIPLTWNTDMQELSGQEVSVELVEGEDENSHSSRAPRAVILSHNCGRKTYFSLTFCDMCRNLLFQGIRCQTCGLKFHQRCEDKVPRTCQGDLEVYFRQQRDNSREHIRQILSDNSGSRSPGLQSPRSTHHSRPPAPQLGQRERSTSAPNVCVNLVENTDYTHQEGRRYRDPLQTRQHADPLTYRNSYYKDKRHASDSHASLAKGPLGQKGPRGHMLTPPAPSPSGSPTKHSSPTSGSKNVRPRAKSVETDPGKRRARRDSNEDWEIPNEEIVYDCRIGSGSFGTVYKAHWHGPVAVKKLNVSEPTPAQMQAFKNEVGVLRKTRHYNILLFMGLVSKPHLAIVTQWCDGHSLYQHLHVKETKFRMDQLIMIAKQTAQGMDYLHAKSIIHRDLKSNNIFLTEVMTENMTVKIGDFGLATVKTRWSGSHQFQQPSGSILWMAPEVIRMKEQNPYTFQSDVYAFGVVLYELGSTELPYITINNKDQILFMVGKGYLRPDIAKCRTDTPKQFKRILQDCVHFQREDRPLFPQLLASLESLYMSIPKIKRSKSEPAIHRTDSFDFDFKYMCASPKTPINSQFTNFFFTSGMY; encoded by the exons ATGGCGGTGGTTAGCAGTATGAACGGAGACATACCTAATTTTGCCATGGGGCCTAGAGGAGAAAAACCCTATGTTACTGGTAATCTTCAAGAGGAG ATTGTGCAAGAGCGTTCCAAAGAGGTGCATGGGCAAGAGCGTTCCAAAGAG ATTGAAAACATCCAACGGGTGATCAAAGTAACCAGGAAGAAGCTGGAGGAAATGAATGAAGAGTTTGGGAAGCATCAGCATCCACCTTCCATCTACGTCCAG GAATATGAGGAACTTGCCAACAAAATCCACGAGTATCAGCTGCGTGAACAGCGGCTCCAGGAACAGATGTCCATGCGGGGGTcacctcccccttcccctcccccaaATCAGGAAGCTACTGAAGAACCGCAGATGCTGTCTCCTGGGCCCCCTTTGACCCCTAGCACTGGTCCTTCAACCATGAGGAGCCAACCAAGGTCGCCTCAGACTGTTCGCAATGCCCACGTCAAGGCCTACTTGCCCAATAGTCAAGTCACTTCA GTCAAGGCAACACCAGGTGTTACGCTACGGGACGGACTCAAAAAGTCCATGAACAGGCGTCAACTAGATCCAAATAAATGCCACGTCTTTCGTCACAATACCAG GATACCTTTGACGTGGAACACAGACATGCAAGAGTTGTCTGGCCAGGAGGTGTCGGTGGAGCTGGTGGAGGGGGAGGATGAGAACAGTCATTCCAGCAGGGCGCCTCGTGCCGTCATACTCTCCCACAATTGT GGTCGGAAGACATACTTCTCGCTGACTTTCTGTGATATGTGCCGCAACCTGCTGTTCCAAGGCATTCGCTGCCAGACTTGCGGCCTTAAGTTCCACCAGCGCTGTGAAGACAAAGTTCCAAGGACTTGCCAGGGCGACTTGGAGGTCTACTTTCGACAGCAGCGAGACAACTCCAGGGAACATATCAGACA AATCCTGTCCGACAATTCCGGTTCAAGGTCACCGGGCTTGCAGTCCCCGCGCTCCACCCACCACTCGCGGCCCCCAGCACCGCAGTTAGGTCAGAGGGAAAGGTCGACATCAGCGCCCAATGTCTGTGTCAACTTGGTGGAAAACACCGACTACACACACCAG GAAGGCAGGCGTTACAGAGATCCACTGCAGACAAGACAGCATGCAG ATCCGCTTACTTACCGCAATAGCTATTACAAAGATAAGCGCCATGCAAGTGACAGTCATGCTTCATTGGCCAAGGGGCCGCTGGGACAGAAAG GTCCAAGAGGTCATATGCTAACGCCTCCAGCCCCCAGTCCCAGTGGCTCCCCCACGAAGCACTCCTCCCCGACGTCTGGATCCAAAAACGTGCGACCTCGCGCCAAGTCTGTGGAAACTGACCCGGGCAAACGG CGTGCCAGGAGAGACTCCAACGAAGACTGGGAGATCCCGAACGAGGAGATTGTGTACGACTGCCGCATTGGATCAGGATCTTTCGGAACTGTGTACAAGGCTCACTGGCATGGTCCAGTGGCCGTCAAAAAGTTGAACGTGTCGGAACCCACGCCCGCCCAGATGCAGGCGTTCAAGAACGAGGTGGGTGTGCTGCGCAAGACGCGTCACTACAACATCCTGCTGTTCATGGGCCTGGTGTCCAAGCCCCACCTGGCCATCGTGACGCAGTGGTGCGACGGCCACTCCCTCTACCAGCATCTCCACGTCAAGGAGACCAAGTTCCGCATGGACCAGCTCATCATGATTGCCAAGCAGACCGCCCAGGGCATGGA TTATCTTCATGCCAAGTCCATTATCCACAGAGATCTGAAATCAAACA ACATTTTCCTGACGGAAGTGATGACGGAAAACATGACAGTCAAGATCGGTGATTTCGGCCTGGCAACGGTGAAAACACGATGGAGCGGCTCACATCAGTTTCAGCAGCCCTCGGGATCTATACTCTGGATG GCCCCAGAAGTGATACGCATGAAGGAACAGAACCCCTACACCTTTCAGTCAGACGTCTATGCCTTTGGGGTTGTTCTGTACGAGTTAGGGTCCACAGAACTTCCCTACATTACCATCAACAACAAGGATCAG ATTCTCTTCATGGTGGGTAAAGGCTACCTGAGGCCGGATATTGCCAAGTGTcgaacagacacaccaaagcagTTCAAGCGAATTTTGCAAGACTGTGTTCACTTCCAGCGTGAAGACCGTCCTCTGTTTCCACAG TTGCTTGCATCTCTGGAGTCGCTGTACATGTCCATCCCCAAGATCAAAAGGAGCAAGTCAGAGCCAGCCATCCATCGCACTGATTCTTTCGACTTCGATTTCAAGTACATGTGCGCGTCGCCAAAGACCCCAATCAACAGTCAGTTCACCAACTTCTTCTTCACCAGTGGAATGTACTGA
- the LOC138964493 gene encoding DNA polymerase delta subunit 4-like yields MSRKISDSYKQAKKRPKPAVTKDDAVPSSSSHLLPDKNPEIETLKQFDLCLDYGPCIGITRLERWQRAEKHDLKPPMKVKEILLKHSNDENYTQSLWKDYNI; encoded by the exons ATGTCTAGAAAGATCAGCGACAGTTATAAACAAGCTAAAAAGCGACCAAAGCCAGCAGTGACGAAAG ATGATGCAGTTCCTTCCAGTAGCTCCCATCTTCTGCCAGACAAAAATCCCGAGATTGAAACTCTCAAACAGTTTGATCTTTGCCTTGACTATGGACCCTGCATTG GCATCACTCGCCTGGAAAGATGGCAGAGAGCTGAAAAGCATGATCTGAAGCCACCCATGAAAGTCAAAGAGATCCTGCTCAAACACTCCAATGATGAAAACTACACACAGAG TTTGTGGAAAGATTACAACATCTGA